ATGACTCCACCCTCGCGTCTACTTCTTTCCTGTTTCTTTTCACTATTTCTATGTACTCCAGCAGTACCCTAGTGCAGAGAAAGCCACGATGATTTGCAAGCAGGAGCTTACACAAATTTTTAAGTTCGCACGGGAGATCCAGTTTATCAAGCACATATACCTTAGTGCTGGTCTTGATCCTTGCGAAAGAAAGGAAGTTGCTCTCACTGAGCAAACCCAAGAATTTATTTGCATCACTTTCCAATCTGGGACCACAAACCGCGTATAAGGACTGCGCATATCTACCGGCTATGTACTGTTGCATTTACTTCGCTGCACGAACACACAGGCACATTCTCTTACAGCTTGAGCATTTTTGCAAATCCGACCGTACTCCTTCTTTTGTACTTGGCAAAAATTATTTTTGAGGATACTGCATATCTAGTATATTGTTGTTGGTGTAATGATCGAGTCAAGAGCTTGATCGTGTGCTTCAATCACCAGATCGTGACAAAGTTGTTCGTCATATGCTAATCCAATGTACAGTGTATTGCAGCCGTTCGATCTCGAATGATTAATAAATCTATCAAAAAATCCCCTACCGAAGCCTAATCTGTGACGATCACAATTAAAGGCTACTAAGGGGACAAATACTAATTCAGGTATAATATTTTCGTTCCTTGCAGGATAGTAAATGTTGAGTTTGTCGTATTTTACTAAGATGTCGTCTTTTTTCCATGTTCTGAAACACATTTCTTGATCACTCAAAATGCATGGAAGGGAGAAGACTTTATCATCCAATTCATCG
This genomic window from Neorickettsia risticii str. Illinois contains:
- the atpH gene encoding ATP synthase F1 subunit delta: MQQYIAGRYAQSLYAVCGPRLESDANKFLGLLSESNFLSFARIKTSTKVYVLDKLDLPCELKNLCKLLLANHRGFLCTRVLLEYIEIVKRNRKEVDARVESYSRLSATAKKKVADALLVKFPCLKKINIAQKVNHSLLGGLTIKINSIMIDLSIAGRLAKCKSIGQSTILEIFQ
- a CDS encoding 5-formyltetrahydrofolate cyclo-ligase, which gives rise to MIGGKVRLREKYRKIRKSIVNKVLLDSLIVQNLLKTLDFKNYKTIGLYLPIDGEVDPTLLLDELDDKVFSLPCILSDQEMCFRTWKKDDILVKYDKLNIYYPARNENIIPELVFVPLVAFNCDRHRLGFGRGFFDRFINHSRSNGCNTLYIGLAYDEQLCHDLVIEAHDQALDSIITPTTIY